In the genome of Methanococcoides burtonii DSM 6242, the window ATCGTTGGTAAGCTCGCCAACGGTGGTTTCTACAATACGACCAATAAGACTTTCCGGATCGTCAGTTGGAGTTAAACCGATGTGGTTGCTACCAATGAACTTTGGTGCTACGATGTTATACCACTGTTTTAATTTCCACTTATCCAATTTCCTTTGTACTCTCTTTTTAGCCAAGTAATTCCTCCTCTGTAATTATTATTGATGTGTTCGACCAATTCCCTGATCGAACGAAGATGTGATGTTCGTGATTCTGACCGGTAAAATTCCCGTTTGATAGGTTAATTAATAGCGTGCCTATACTGTAGGCGTCTATATATAAACAAATCGGTACATGAAAGTGATATCACAGGAATCGAATTCCCTTTGGTACCTCTCCTACTCTTTTTCTGAATTCCTCTGGCCAGTTTTCGGGGTCTAGTCCCTTCTGTGCAAAGAACGCAGATGCCCAGCGTTCAAGTCCTACACCTGAACAACCAGACCACAGTTCTTCACCGGTCTGGGATTTCACATTGAAACCTGATGGATACTTATTGCCATTGATACTGACGTTCTGGAACTCCAGCCATTCTCCGTCATCTCCTCTGTATGGCAGTGGTGCCTCATAGTCTGTCGTGCCTGCCTCGCCCTGCTCAGAAAGACCTGTAAGCCCTTCCTGTGCCATGAACCATGGGGTTACCCAGGCCTTTCTCCACTCGAGGTCAAGTATCTCATTGAATATGTGCATGTATCTCTCATGCAGCTTCCTGGCTGTCTCAATGACCTGTTCCTTGGTACCGAGCCATACTATCTCGACACGGTGGAACTCGTCCACACGTTCTATGCCGTGAATTCCGCCACTCTCATAGCGGTGTGATGTTCCGGACTTGTCAAAGACCTTTATTGGGAACTCATCGGTAGGTATGGTCTCTCCCTGCAGATACATCCAGAAAGGTGGGCATTGTGCATAACACAGACCGCCTATAGGATCGCCGATCTTTGATTTGATGAGCTCGGTAGGCACTTCATGTGTGACCTTGTAATGGTCGGATACCTCTTCCCAGTATGCAGGGTCCCTTGTTTTTGGAGGGCACACATAGTATATCTCAGGGTAAACACCCTTTGCATGTCCGGATTTCTGCCAGACCTCCCATGGGACAAGTTTCGGGAAGATCATTTCCCTGTATCCCAGAGGTTCAAGAAGCTCATCATAGACTATCTTCTCAAATGTCCTGAACATCTTAGTGGACTGCGGGCCGTGTATCCATTGACCACGGCTTGCACCCCGCTTGATCCATCCATGTTTCATCATTTCCTGAGTAGGATCTCCGGCGAACGTGTGTTCCTTCTTGTCACTTTCCCAGAGGATCTGCCAGTGCTCCGCCTTGCCGCCATAATCCTTTGCCCTTACCTTCTCTTCCATAAGGGTAAGTATCCTGTCAGGAATACGTCTCTCAAGTTCGGATTCTCCAACATTCAGTTCCAGAATAAGACCGCCCTCTACTTTTGATATATTGCTTACGTGAGGGATGTTCATATTCCCAATTTCCCCTTCCGCAGGCATTGATATTGTAAACTTCTTGACATCGACACCGCGAATGCCGATACGGAATTCCTTTCCAAGTTTGGCAGCAAGTGGCTTTTTCAGGCGCATTATTGCATCGTGTGCCCTGACGTACCTTCCGGATTCAATGGTGAGCTCGATACTTCCGTCCACAATATCCCATTGTGTGATCTTCGCTCCCTGTCCTTCAGGTGCTCCTTTTTTAAGGATGGTGTTGTTTGCCTCATCAAAATACTGGGCAATAACTTCCTTTGCACCGGTCGGGTCGGTACTGGTTTTGAATGCTCCTTTAAGATTGAATTTAAGTTCCATGCATTTTTCCTCTTGAAACTGACCGTGATAAATGGACCACTATCATAGTATCTCTGATAATTAGCAAATAGTGGTCTAATTAATTGGATTGTTCGCTAAAACGAACAGTTATGAAATAGGCTTTAGATTTAATAATTTTTCCAACAAAAGCAGGTGAGTACCAGAATGAATGTGATCATTCATTTTCCCAGATATAGCGATTCTCATCAAGGAATCTATGCTGGTCTTCCGTTCTCGACCGCGTATATATCAACGCTGCCGGGTGGAATATCTTGAGCACGTTCTTGCCTTCAAGCATCTCAACAGCTCCCCATTTCATCTTATGGCCACTGCAATATGCTTTCTCTGCTGTGTTCCCAAGCAGGACTATAAGGTTCGGGTCAAGCAGCTGGATCTGCCTGATCAGGAAAGGTTTACAGCAATCCAGCTCCTTTTTGTTGGGATTGCGGTTATTTGGTGGCCTGCACTTGATAGTATTGATGACAGCCCAATCAGAGCTTTCAAGTCCCATATATTCAATAAGCTCATCCAGTATCTTCCCTGCACGACCACAGAAAGGCACGCCTGTTTCGTCTTCTTTCTTCCCCGGAGCTTCACCTATAAAAAGCACTTTCGGCTCATCGGAACCCTTGCGTACGACCTTGTTAATGACCGTTTCAGAAAGAGGGCATGCCGTACAATCAAGGATGTCCTTCTCCACACCCTCTAGTGTTGTCCACTCGTTTTTCATTCTTTGTCCTCTATCTCACATATAACATCTTCAGCTATCTTTGCGTTCATCAAAAGATCATCAACGGTTGCTATCAGGGATGATATCTTCTCGGTCCTGATCGTGATCACAGCTTTATCTTCATTTATCTCCGTCTCCATGTTCGAGAGATTGTCCGGCTTCAATGAAAGGGCGACCTTTTCAGCGATGCTGGGTGCATCAGTACTGATTAACTCAATGGTGGTGGATATTTTCATGTTTTTACATCAGGAAAGCTGTTCAGCAACGATGTCATCTACAAGAGCAATGAACTCCTCTATTTTTTCCGGTTCTACAGAAGCTCCGGATGCGATATTGTGTCCGCCACCTTGCCCGCCAACCGCATCGGCTGCTGTTCGCATGGCATATGCAAGGTCAAGCCCTTTGCTGACAAGTTCTCTTGTCCCTCTTGACGATATCTTCACTTTACCTTCCACCTTAT includes:
- a CDS encoding serine--tRNA ligase codes for the protein MELKFNLKGAFKTSTDPTGAKEVIAQYFDEANNTILKKGAPEGQGAKITQWDIVDGSIELTIESGRYVRAHDAIMRLKKPLAAKLGKEFRIGIRGVDVKKFTISMPAEGEIGNMNIPHVSNISKVEGGLILELNVGESELERRIPDRILTLMEEKVRAKDYGGKAEHWQILWESDKKEHTFAGDPTQEMMKHGWIKRGASRGQWIHGPQSTKMFRTFEKIVYDELLEPLGYREMIFPKLVPWEVWQKSGHAKGVYPEIYYVCPPKTRDPAYWEEVSDHYKVTHEVPTELIKSKIGDPIGGLCYAQCPPFWMYLQGETIPTDEFPIKVFDKSGTSHRYESGGIHGIERVDEFHRVEIVWLGTKEQVIETARKLHERYMHIFNEILDLEWRKAWVTPWFMAQEGLTGLSEQGEAGTTDYEAPLPYRGDDGEWLEFQNVSINGNKYPSGFNVKSQTGEELWSGCSGVGLERWASAFFAQKGLDPENWPEEFRKRVGEVPKGIRFL
- a CDS encoding uracil-DNA glycosylase, whose protein sequence is MKNEWTTLEGVEKDILDCTACPLSETVINKVVRKGSDEPKVLFIGEAPGKKEDETGVPFCGRAGKILDELIEYMGLESSDWAVINTIKCRPPNNRNPNKKELDCCKPFLIRQIQLLDPNLIVLLGNTAEKAYCSGHKMKWGAVEMLEGKNVLKIFHPAALIYTRSRTEDQHRFLDENRYIWENE
- a CDS encoding KEOPS complex subunit Pcc1, which encodes MKISTTIELISTDAPSIAEKVALSLKPDNLSNMETEINEDKAVITIRTEKISSLIATVDDLLMNAKIAEDVICEIEDKE